GTTTTTCATCTTCACCCCAAAGATGAATCGTTTTATCTAAGTATATGTTTTGCCAATCTAGATCCGATTTTCCGTCCTGTTTCGGCAGGGCCTTCAAAAACTTGCGGAACATAAAAAAGCCGCCAATCCCCATAAGCGAAATCAATACTACAACCCAAAATAAAATAAACCATAAAAACCAGCCATCTAAGCCCACAATGTTCACCTCATTACTAAATATTGTTTATGAAATTCCTTCTACTAAACTACTGGTGATAAACCTCATTATTGTCTATTATATAAGGTTTTGTAAAATTTTTCATCGTCATTGTCCCTTTTTTCGGTAAATCATGACATATATAGGGCAAGGAGGTGATAAACATGAACGAATTCGGATTTTTATCTGCAACATTGACAGTATTTTATCAGACAGGCCTTGATGAATTTAATGAGCCGATTATTAAAAGTTCCACATTCCGTAACTTGGAAAGAAATGCGACAGCTCAGCAACTATACACTGTTGCAACAACAATCGTCGGCTTAACAGATTACAATTATATTGAATCTGTGAAAACGCAAAAAGACAGTATTACCGCTTAATTAACATTATCATTGAATTGGAGGTGATCACATGGCGCAAGTTTTACAATTAACATTTGCCAACATTGCAGGGGATACGATGACGATTAATATTAATGATCCGAAGCCGAATTTAACTGAGGCTGAAGTGAATGCTGCGATGCAAACAATTATTGATCAGGCAGTGTTTTCGAAGGACGGATTTTTGTACAATGTGAAAAAATCAGCTCGCATCGTTGAACGTAATGTCACAGCAATCGAACTGAATAGCTAATAGCAAGGCCGGTGAAGTGTGATGCTTTGCCGGCCTTTTCAAATGAAAAAAGGAGGGATTTTAATGGAACAGTGGATAGCAATTCTTCAAGAAGTAACATTTCCAATCTTTATATCTTTTTATTTACTGTATCGGATAGAAACAAAACTTGAAGCGATTCATACAGCACTCGTATCATTACATCATCCTGCAGACAGAGCATGAAAAACTCTTCACAATGTTGACACACTTCCTTTCTTCCGATAACTATTGAGAATATACTAAATATTGGGTAAGATGAGAGTAATGTTCAA
This window of the Solibacillus isronensis genome carries:
- a CDS encoding DUF1659 domain-containing protein, which translates into the protein MNEFGFLSATLTVFYQTGLDEFNEPIIKSSTFRNLERNATAQQLYTVATTIVGLTDYNYIESVKTQKDSITA
- a CDS encoding DUF2922 domain-containing protein, whose amino-acid sequence is MAQVLQLTFANIAGDTMTININDPKPNLTEAEVNAAMQTIIDQAVFSKDGFLYNVKKSARIVERNVTAIELNS
- a CDS encoding YvrJ family protein, producing MEQWIAILQEVTFPIFISFYLLYRIETKLEAIHTALVSLHHPADRA